A window from Armatimonas rosea encodes these proteins:
- a CDS encoding cytochrome c3 family protein, producing the protein MRRFLFLAVTSAFLVTAFGYSKDTTQAPQVPLPQIDQAAYVGSEKCAPCHQSYFDSWKGSPHNKMIRPAVAEGPGKTILADFSKPDPTRPFELKDVKWVIGHRWKQRFIGVVNGEEVVFPAQWSIQEKKWQAYTGKSDWWYPQHPDWKTRSNFKLCAGCHSTGVDPKTQTWTELNITCESCHGPGKAHAAQPTKENVVNPARLSTERSLDVCLACHQAGKPKGTNDYAWAVGYEPGKTLTNYWQGFEPEPGKQTAEFWANGTAHKNRVQGNTYTHSVMHARGLQCSNCHDAHGSRNTSMTIKSASTNALCSSCHGPGKSVGPEVKSITEHTHHAPLSTGSQCIGCHMANLGENSVGAEARDHTFRFISPSVSLDGKTPNSCNTCHKDKSVEWALDSVKKWYPKVK; encoded by the coding sequence ATGCGACGTTTTCTCTTCCTTGCGGTGACCTCGGCGTTTCTTGTCACCGCGTTTGGGTACTCCAAAGACACCACGCAGGCTCCACAGGTGCCCCTGCCGCAGATCGACCAAGCCGCCTACGTGGGCTCCGAGAAGTGCGCTCCGTGTCACCAGAGCTACTTCGACAGCTGGAAGGGCTCGCCGCACAACAAGATGATCCGCCCCGCAGTCGCCGAGGGGCCGGGGAAGACCATTCTCGCCGACTTTAGCAAGCCCGACCCGACCCGGCCGTTTGAGCTGAAGGACGTGAAGTGGGTGATTGGGCACCGCTGGAAGCAACGTTTTATCGGCGTGGTCAACGGCGAGGAAGTGGTCTTTCCGGCGCAGTGGAGCATCCAGGAGAAGAAGTGGCAGGCCTACACGGGAAAATCAGACTGGTGGTATCCCCAGCACCCGGACTGGAAGACACGCTCCAACTTCAAGCTCTGCGCGGGCTGCCATAGCACCGGAGTCGATCCCAAGACCCAGACCTGGACCGAGCTCAATATCACCTGCGAGAGCTGCCACGGCCCGGGTAAAGCCCACGCTGCGCAGCCGACCAAGGAGAATGTGGTCAATCCCGCGCGCCTCAGCACCGAGCGCTCACTGGATGTCTGCCTCGCCTGCCACCAGGCGGGAAAGCCCAAGGGCACCAACGACTACGCCTGGGCAGTCGGCTACGAGCCCGGCAAGACTCTTACCAACTACTGGCAGGGCTTCGAGCCGGAGCCGGGCAAGCAGACCGCGGAGTTCTGGGCCAATGGGACGGCACACAAGAACCGGGTGCAGGGCAACACCTACACGCACAGCGTCATGCACGCCCGCGGCCTCCAGTGCTCCAACTGCCACGATGCCCATGGCTCCCGAAATACGTCGATGACCATCAAGTCCGCCAGTACGAATGCGCTCTGCAGCTCGTGCCACGGGCCGGGCAAGAGTGTCGGGCCGGAGGTCAAGAGTATCACGGAGCACACACACCACGCGCCGCTGAGTACGGGGAGCCAGTGTATCGGCTGCCACATGGCCAACCTGGGCGAGAACTCGGTCGGGGCGGAGGCGCGGGACCACACCTTTCGCTTTATCTCCCCAAGTGTCTCGCTCGATGGCAAGACTCCCAATAGCTGCAACACCTGCCACAAAGACAAGTCCGTGGAGTGGGCGCTGGACTCCGTGAAGAAGTGGTACCCGAAGGTAAAGTGA
- a CDS encoding carbon-nitrogen hydrolase family protein, whose translation MAKTLIVATVCLRAECDVAANRATFLRYLHAAKAQGAELVLFPEVALQQNPGWGYISHVPTDREKDYVRRTAEPIPGPSCDWLTEQAEALNLHVIFGMTELGPDSKLYNTSVFLGPGGILARYRKHRLWDEETGGNEHCFWSYGDQAGLVVESPWGKLGMMICVEMSHGYGKHLAEAGAQIIATVSAWTGDHGWLFEEYAAQNAIESGCWHLVANQGGTVGQTWDYGHSRIVAPDGTLVASTGKDEGMVVATITLTD comes from the coding sequence ATGGCAAAGACACTCATCGTGGCTACTGTCTGCCTGCGCGCCGAGTGCGATGTGGCGGCGAACCGTGCGACTTTCCTGCGCTACCTCCACGCGGCAAAAGCCCAGGGCGCGGAGCTCGTGCTCTTTCCCGAGGTGGCGCTCCAGCAGAACCCTGGCTGGGGCTATATCTCACACGTCCCCACCGACAGGGAGAAAGACTACGTCCGGCGCACCGCCGAGCCCATCCCCGGCCCGAGCTGCGACTGGCTGACGGAGCAAGCAGAGGCGCTAAATCTTCATGTGATCTTTGGCATGACCGAGCTTGGCCCCGACAGTAAGCTCTATAACACCAGTGTCTTTCTCGGCCCCGGCGGGATTCTTGCTCGCTACCGCAAGCACCGGCTCTGGGACGAAGAGACGGGCGGCAATGAGCACTGTTTCTGGAGCTACGGTGACCAGGCGGGGCTTGTGGTCGAGAGCCCGTGGGGGAAGCTGGGGATGATGATCTGTGTCGAGATGTCCCACGGCTACGGCAAGCACCTTGCCGAAGCCGGGGCACAAATCATCGCGACGGTCTCCGCTTGGACCGGCGACCACGGCTGGCTCTTCGAGGAGTACGCCGCACAGAACGCGATTGAGTCCGGCTGCTGGCATCTTGTTGCCAACCAAGGCGGCACGGTCGGCCAGACCTGGGACTACGGCCACAGCCGCATCGTCGCCCCCGACGGTACCCTGGTCGCGAGCACGGGCAAGGACGAAGGCATGGTCGTGGCGACGATTACGTTGACAGACTAA
- a CDS encoding GDSL-type esterase/lipase family protein, which translates to MEYFEPEVRLLEPRTRLAGSNSIVFYGSSSVRLWTTLQSDIAPLTEAPHPPILNLGFGGSTLAACVHYFDRLPGRVIKEHGPLRSLVVYAGENDLGDGASVDQVVDSFFWLHAMVRDRLGETPFVFLSIKPSPARAPILEKIRQANARIATLIPSRPQSQFVDVYASMVDSDGKPRAELWCDDGIHLSAAGYALWTQLLAVHQVRLFR; encoded by the coding sequence GTGGAATATTTTGAACCCGAAGTTCGTCTCCTAGAGCCGCGCACCCGCCTGGCTGGCTCCAATAGTATCGTCTTTTACGGGAGCTCATCGGTGCGGCTCTGGACCACGCTCCAGAGCGATATCGCTCCCCTTACCGAAGCCCCCCATCCCCCGATCCTCAACCTGGGCTTTGGGGGCTCGACTCTGGCAGCCTGCGTGCACTACTTCGACCGGCTGCCGGGGCGCGTGATCAAAGAGCACGGCCCGCTCCGCTCGCTGGTTGTCTATGCCGGAGAGAACGACCTAGGGGACGGTGCCTCGGTCGATCAGGTGGTGGACTCGTTCTTCTGGCTCCATGCCATGGTCCGCGACCGGCTGGGTGAGACCCCCTTTGTGTTTCTCTCGATCAAGCCCTCGCCTGCCCGTGCCCCGATCTTGGAGAAGATTCGCCAAGCCAACGCCCGGATCGCCACGCTGATTCCATCGCGCCCCCAGAGCCAGTTCGTCGATGTCTACGCCTCGATGGTGGACAGCGACGGCAAGCCGCGGGCGGAGCTCTGGTGCGACGATGGCATCCATCTTAGCGCGGCGGGCTACGCGCTCTGGACACAGCTTCTCGCGGTTCATCAGGTGCGGCTCTTTCGGTGA
- a CDS encoding alpha/beta hydrolase-fold protein has translation MNREYHTWHSPALSQELELLVFGHAGARVLVFPTRDGRFFDYEDWRMVAALGQKIEAGELQLYCLDSIDRQSLYANWARPEDRMRRHLDYERYVLDEVIPFTQERNEHPTLVAHGCSLGAFHAMNLALRHPQTVNRVVAFSGRYDLTESVGSFRGLFDGHYDETIYFNTPTHFLANLTDEVLLAQLRRLEIVFTIGRDDAFFPNNERLASLLNEKAIAHQFAIWDGEAHRPRYWRPMARLYL, from the coding sequence GTGAATCGTGAGTACCATACCTGGCACAGTCCCGCGCTCAGCCAGGAGCTGGAGCTACTGGTCTTTGGGCACGCGGGGGCTCGGGTGCTGGTCTTTCCCACCCGCGATGGCCGCTTCTTCGACTACGAGGACTGGCGCATGGTCGCCGCACTGGGGCAAAAGATCGAGGCGGGCGAGCTCCAGCTCTACTGCCTCGATAGCATCGACCGACAGTCCCTCTACGCCAACTGGGCACGCCCCGAGGATCGGATGCGCCGCCACCTCGACTACGAGCGCTATGTCTTGGACGAAGTGATCCCCTTCACTCAGGAGCGAAACGAGCACCCAACCTTGGTGGCACACGGCTGTAGCCTCGGGGCGTTCCATGCCATGAACCTGGCGCTACGCCATCCGCAAACGGTCAATCGTGTGGTCGCCTTCTCCGGGCGCTACGACCTGACGGAGTCTGTCGGCTCATTTCGGGGGCTCTTTGATGGGCACTACGACGAGACCATCTACTTCAACACGCCCACGCACTTTCTGGCCAACCTCACCGATGAGGTGCTCCTGGCGCAGCTACGGCGGCTAGAGATTGTCTTCACCATTGGCCGCGACGATGCCTTCTTTCCTAACAACGAGCGCCTCGCCTCGCTCCTCAATGAGAAGGCCATCGCGCACCAGTTCGCGATCTGGGACGGTGAAGCGCACCGTCCCCGCTACTGGCGCCCGATGGCCCGGCTCTATCTGTAG